CGTTCGGGCCGAGCGCGCCGCCGATCGAGGCGCCCGACGACGACGACATCGTCTTTCCGAAGCGCTCGGGCGGAAAGGTGGCCGCGTTCGTGGTGGTCGGGCTCGGCCTCCTCGCCGGCGCCGGCGCGTTCGTGAAATTCGGATTGCTCGCCGACAAGCCCGAGCCCGTATCGACCGCGACGCCGACGGTGGCCGCGCCGCCGCCGACGGCGGAGGACATCCCGCCGCCGCCGGACAAGGAAGAGCTCGCGGCCGCTGCTGCCGCGGCGTCCGCGGAGACGGCGAAGAGCGCCGAGCCGGAGCCCGAACCTGCGCCCGCGCCTTCGCCGGAGCCCGCTCCCGCCGCACCCGCGCCCGAGCCCGTCGCGGCGCAGGTCAAGCCGAAGGCCGCGACCGCGCCGCCTCCTGCTCCCGTCGCGAAGCCGCGACCGGCGCCGGCCCCTGCCGCCAAGCCGGCGGGGAACAAGCCCTCCGGTGGAGGGATCGTGCGCGACAGCCCGTTCTGAGCGTATCCTCGCGTCGCTCCATGCTGACGCGATCGAACTCAGCTCGCCGCATCACCGCCGCGGCGCTCATCAGCCTGCTCGCGCAGACCGTCACCGTGCCCGCGTGGTCGCAGCAGGCGGACGATCCGGTCACGCTCCAGGCGCGCGCGCGCTTCAAGGAGGGCGTCGAGGCGTTCGACAAGGGAAAATACGAGGAGGCGAGGCTCGCGTTCCTCCAGGCCTACACGTTGAAGAAGCACCCGGCGGTGCTCCTCAACCTCGCGCAGAGCAGCGCGAAGTCGAACCACCCGCTCGAGGCGGCGGGCTACTTCAAGCAGTTCTTGAAGGAGGCGACGACCGCGACCGCGCAGCAGAAGAAGGACGCGGCGCAGGGCCTCGAGGAGGTGCGCAAGCAGCTCGGGCGCATCGAGGTCGTCGCGCCGGCGGGCACGGAGATCACGGTCGACGATCAGAAGGTCGGCGCCGCGCCGGTGGAGCCGGTCGACGTCGAGGCCGGCACCCACACGGTGAAGGGCGGCGCGCAGACGGTGACGGTGACCGCGGTCGTCGGGCAGAAGGCGAAGGCGGACCTCACGCCCCCGTCGACGCCGGCGCCGGACACGCCCGCGAAGCCGGAGACCACGCCGCCGCCGGAGCCGCCGCCCGCGCCGAAGAAGGCGGAGGCCAGCCTGACGACGCCGCCCGATCCGATGTGGCCGGTCTGGGTCGGCCTCGGCGTGGGAGCGGCGGGCCTCGTGAACGCGGTCGTCTTCGCGGCGCTCAAGGGCACGGCGCAGTCGAACGCCGACCGGACCGCGCAAGAGATCCGCACGAAGGCGGTGGAGTACGGAGAGCCCGCGCAAGGCGCGTGCAACAACCCGCGGCTCCCGCCCGAGTTCGGCGCCGCGTGCGCGAAGCTCCGCTCCAGCAACGACGACGTCGACGCCGACGCGCTCGTCGCGAACATCTCCCTCGTCGTGATGGGCATCGGCTTCGTCGGCGCCGGCGCCTACTACCTGTTCGGCCCCAAGCGCGCCTCGGATGACTCCAAGACCTCGCGCCTGCCCACGATCACCCCCTGGGCCGGCTGGCAGAGCGGCGGCCTCACGATCGGCGGCTCGCTCTAGCGTCTAGCGTCTAGCGTCGCGAGCCCACTCGCTCCGCGATCGTGCGGATCCAGGTGCGAAGGAGGGCGACGTTCGCGTCGCCGGGAGCGACGCCGACGACGACGAGGTCGTGACGGTCGGGGACACGCGCGTAGGCGTGGACCCAACGTCCCGACGCGACGAGCGATTCGTCGAAGTCGGCGAGCTCCTCCTTCGTCGGGGACGTCGTGCAGACCGCGGAGAGCGCCGCCTTCTCCGCGTCGTCGTGGAGGACGTCGACGCGCAGCTCGAGGCCGAGGACCAACCCCGCGCGCGTATCCAGGCAAGCGAGCGCGACCGCGTCGGTGCGGCTGGCGAGCTCTTCGCGCATCGTCACGCCGAGACCGGCGGCGCTCACGACGTCCCGCCGAGAGGGTCGTCCGCGCGCGGCTCGAACACGTGATGGGGCTCATGGGGCATGTCGGCTCTCCTTCGGTGATCGGCGCTTGGTCGCTTCGCGCCAGCCGATCCGAAGTCGCAAGCGGCATGCCGCGGAGAGCTCCTCGTTTTGCGCGCGCGTTCGCTCGCCGGTGTCCGGCCCTCCGGACGGTGGCGTCCGGAGCGCCGGACGGGTCGCGCCCCGTTCGGAGCCCGGATTTCGCGAAGACGCGGGCTTGCGCCGGCGGCATGTGCGCTGCAGCAGGGCGCGCCGATGACCGCGCGTCGGATCGTGCTCGTCGACGACGAGGAGGCGCTCACTCGATCGCTCTCGAGCCGCCTCGCGCGCGCGTACCCCCGCCACCGAATCGAGTCGGCGAACGACGGCGCGGCGGCGCTCACGCTCCTCGAAGGAGCGGTCGATCTCCTCATCACCGACGTCCACATGCCGGGCTTGAGCGGCATCGATCTCGTCTTCGCTGCGCGCAGCGTCCATCCCGAGCTCCCCGTCATCGTCATGACCGCCTTCAAGTCGGTCGACATCACGAGCCTCCGCTCCGGTCCGTTCACCGGCTTCCTGGAGAAGCCGTTCAAGCTCGATCTGCTCCTTCAGCAGATCGACGAGGCTCTCTCTCCGCCGTCGTCGGGCTTCTCCGGAGCGGTCCTCGTGCAGACGCTCCCGGACATCGTGCAGCTCTACGTCCACTCGAGCGCCACCGGTCAGCTGACGGTCCGCCACAAGACGCTGGAGGGGCACGTGTTCTTCTCGCAAGGGGTCGTCCTCCACGCGCAGACGCCGCACGCCGTCGGTGACGAGGCCTTCTACGAGATCATGACCTGGAGCGCGGGGGAGTTCTCGATGCGGACCGGCGCGACGACGAGCGGTCGGTCCGTGCGCTCGGCGTGGCAGGCGCTCCTGCTGGAGAGCGCGCGCCGGGCCGACGAGCGGCTGAACGCGGGCAATACCCATTTCGATTCCGCGACACCCAACTTCAACAACGCATCAGCAGCAGCGAGGGATCTGTCCATGAACATCAAAGAAAGCCTCCACAAGCTCAATCAGGTCGACGGATTCGTGGGAGCGGCGATCGTCGACTCCGAGAGCGGCATGCTCCTCGGGCACGAAGGCGGAGGGAACCTGAACCTCGAAATAGCGGCCGCCGGCAACACCGAGGTCGTCCGCGCGAAGCGAAAGACGATGAGCAACCTCGCGCTGAAGGACGGAATCGAGGACATCCTCATCACCCTCGGCAAGCAGTACCACCTCATCCGCCCTCTCCGCTCCCGCCCGACGCTCTTCTTCTACGTCGCGCTCGATCGCCAGCGCGCGAACCTCGCGATGGCGCGCATCGCGCTCGCCGACGTCGAGAAGGAGCTCCACGTCTGATCGCGAAGTCGTCGCTCTTCGCCCTCGCCAAGGCGCTCGAGGGGATCCCGGTACTGGGCGCGCTCGGAGGCACGCCCGCCGCGCGCGCCGGGATCCGCTACGGCGACGTCCTCCTCTCGGTGAACGGGAAGCGGACCCGCACGATGAGCGACTTCATCGAGGCGAAGGCGCTCCGGAGCGACGCGATGGACGTCGTCGTCTTCCGCGCCGGCCGCGAGGAGACGAACGAGCTCCGCTACGACGAACCCGGCGCGCCCGTCGACGTGGCCGCGATCCTCGCCGAGCTCGTCACGCTCCGCGTCGGCGCCGGCGGCCTCGACGAAGGCGGCGGCTCCTCGGCGGAGTGAGCTCACCAGCGAATGACGCGCGCGTAGCCGGGCGTCTTCGCGTCCTCGGCGTCGTGGCGGACGAGCGCGACGGCGAAGCACTTCGCGCCGTCGCAGCCGGCGTCGACGATCGCGTCGGCGGGCTGATCGAGGTGGGTCGCGATCGGCGCGCCGAGGAGATCGACGTGCGTGTGCGTGAGGCCCGCGATCGGAGCGCGGGCCTTGCCGACGCCGGCGGTGCGCTCGACCCACGCGACCGAGAGCTGGTCCTCGAGGACGCCGGTGAAGAACGGGCCGTTTTCGCCCCCGCAGCGCGCGGGCGCGAGCTCCACCACCGACTCCTCGAACGAGCGGCGATCGACGCGGAGCGCCATGACGCGCGAGCCCGTCTCGTCCGCTTTGCAGCCGGCCGCGTCCTGGGTGTAGACGATCACGACCATCTTCGACGTCGCGTCCACCGCGACCACGTCGTCGTCGCGGCCGATCGTGGTCGCCAGCTTGTGCAGCGCGTCGGGCACGCCCGCCTTCGTCTCGCGGAGCGCGACCGCGCCGGAGAGCGCGAGGCGCACGACGCCGACCTCGTCGCCGACGGTGTACTCGGCGAGCTCGCGCTGATCGTCCTCGCCGAAGTCGCTCTCACGCGTCATCACCACCGGCGCGCCCGCGTCGTCGTGGAGCGGGAGGATGCTCGTCTGCTCGTCCTCCTCGAGGACCGCGTACGCGCGCGTCGCGGAGCAGAGGAGCGCGGCCTCCTTGTCCTTCGGCAGCGCGAAGGTCGCGCGGTCGCCGCTCCACCCGACGCTCGTGACGAGCGCGGCGTCGGCGAACCAGATCCCCGCCCGCGTCGCGCACGACGCGGCCGCGACGTCGATCGGCGCGCCGCGCTTCGCGAGGTCGGGGCCGAAGAACGCGAGCTCGCGCACGAGCTTGCCGCCGCGGAGACCGCGCCACGTCACGAAGGCGCCCTCCGCCGACGCGGCGACCTTGAGGTCGGCGTCCGTCGACCACGCGACGTCGTCGAACGCGGGCTCGTTCGCGACGACGGCGTCGAGCTTGTCGATGCGCTGTACACGGATCGTCCTCGTCGGCACGTCGAGCCCCGCGACGACGACGTCTCCGCCCGGCATCCACGCCGCCGCGATCGGCGCGCTGAGGCCGACCTTCGATTTCGGCAGCGGCGCCGCGACGACGGGCGGCGCCGCCGACGGCTCGGGCGCGACGACGACCGGCACCGGCTTCGGCGGAGGGCCCCCGCCGCAGACCTTCACCCCGGTCCCCACCAACAAGAGGACGGCGAAGGCGCCGAGCCCCCACTGCTTCAGCGCGTCCGTATCGGGCATCCGCTACGACCTTTCGCATGTCATCCCGTCCTCGCCAAGAGCTTACGGAACGTAGTCCGCGGCATCTTCGCCGCGCGCGCGGCGGCGCTCACGTTGCCGGCGTGGCTCGCGAGCCAGTCGCGCGCGCGATCGGGCGTGAAGCCGAGGACCTTCGGCCCGGCCCGCGGCGCCATCGCGCGCGTGATCGCCTGCGCGTGGATCCACCGCGACTCGTTCGAGAGCCCCGCCGCGCGGAGCAGCACGTTGCGCAGCTCGCGGACGTTGCCGGGCCACTCGTGCGCGGTGAGGAGCGCGCTCGCGCCGGGCGTGAGATCGCGCTCGCCGATCTGAGGCTCGAGCTGCTGGAGGATCGTGCTCGCGATCGGGAGGATGTCGCCCGGACGCGCGCGCAGCGGCGGGATCTCGACGACGAAGACCTCGAGCCGGTGGAAGAGGTCCCGCCGGAAGCGGCCCGCGCGGACGTGCTCGAGGAGCGGCACGTGCGTCGCCGCGACGACGCGCACGTCGGTTCGTTTCCCCGAACCGGCGCCGCCGACGCGGCGGACCTCGTAGCCGTCGAGCGCGCGGAGGAGCTTCGGCTGCGCGTCGCTCGGGAGCTCGCCGATCTCGTCGAGGAACAGCGTCCCGCCCTCGGCCTCGACGAACGCGCCGTCGCGCCGCGCGGTCGCGCCGGTGAACGCCCCGCGCTCGTGGCCGAAGAGCTCGCTCTCGACCAGCTCGCGCGGGAGCGCCGCGACGTTGAGCGCGACGAACTCCGCCTCGCTCCGCGCGCCTTCGCGGTGGAGCGCGCGCGCGACGAGCTCCTTCCCGACCCCGGTCTCACCGGTGACGAGCACCGGCGCGGCGTGGTTCGCGAGCCAGCGCACCTGGCGCGCCACGCGCAGCATCGCGCTCGACGCCCCCGCGATGCCGGGGAGCGGCGCGCCGGTGACGACGTCGGCCTCCTCATCGCCGCTCGCCGCCGCGCAGACGATCGTGACGCGCCCCGCGACGATGACCGCCCCCGGCGCGCCCCAACCGTCCCGCACGCGCGCGCCGCCGATGAACGTCCCGTTCTTCGAGCCGGTGTCGGCGACGTGCACGCCCTTGTCCTCCAGCGCGATCGTGCACTGCTGCGCGCTCACGGTCGGATCGTCGATCCGGATGTCGACGCCGGACGCGCTGCCGACCGTCATCGGTCGGTCTTCGAGCGGGACGCGCCGCGTGCGGCCGCCGTCCTGGACCTCGAGGAAGAGCCGCGGCGGCGCCTTGGCGGTGACCACGTCGATCTCGGTCGTCTCGTGCGTCATGTGTGTGCGCGTCGTTCGACCGCCCTTCGCGGTGGTTGCGCGGGATTTTCTCCACAGGGATGTAGTAAGAGGCGGTCGTGCCCGAGCCGTCCGTCGTCGTCCCCGTGCCGCTGCCGGAGGACGCGCCGAAGTTGTTCTACCGCCGCGGCAACCGCTGGCCGCGCGCGATCGCGTGGTTCGGCTTCAAATCGTTCTGGGGTCACCTCTGGCACCTCGCCGCGAGCGTCATCGC
The DNA window shown above is from Labilithrix sp. and carries:
- a CDS encoding response regulator, encoding MTARRIVLVDDEEALTRSLSSRLARAYPRHRIESANDGAAALTLLEGAVDLLITDVHMPGLSGIDLVFAARSVHPELPVIVMTAFKSVDITSLRSGPFTGFLEKPFKLDLLLQQIDEALSPPSSGFSGAVLVQTLPDIVQLYVHSSATGQLTVRHKTLEGHVFFSQGVVLHAQTPHAVGDEAFYEIMTWSAGEFSMRTGATTSGRSVRSAWQALLLESARRADERLNAGNTHFDSATPNFNNASAAARDLSMNIKESLHKLNQVDGFVGAAIVDSESGMLLGHEGGGNLNLEIAAAGNTEVVRAKRKTMSNLALKDGIEDILITLGKQYHLIRPLRSRPTLFFYVALDRQRANLAMARIALADVEKELHV
- a CDS encoding PDZ domain-containing protein encodes the protein MIAKSSLFALAKALEGIPVLGALGGTPAARAGIRYGDVLLSVNGKRTRTMSDFIEAKALRSDAMDVVVFRAGREETNELRYDEPGAPVDVAAILAELVTLRVGAGGLDEGGGSSAE
- a CDS encoding sigma 54-interacting transcriptional regulator produces the protein MTHETTEIDVVTAKAPPRLFLEVQDGGRTRRVPLEDRPMTVGSASGVDIRIDDPTVSAQQCTIALEDKGVHVADTGSKNGTFIGGARVRDGWGAPGAVIVAGRVTIVCAAASGDEEADVVTGAPLPGIAGASSAMLRVARQVRWLANHAAPVLVTGETGVGKELVARALHREGARSEAEFVALNVAALPRELVESELFGHERGAFTGATARRDGAFVEAEGGTLFLDEIGELPSDAQPKLLRALDGYEVRRVGGAGSGKRTDVRVVAATHVPLLEHVRAGRFRRDLFHRLEVFVVEIPPLRARPGDILPIASTILQQLEPQIGERDLTPGASALLTAHEWPGNVRELRNVLLRAAGLSNESRWIHAQAITRAMAPRAGPKVLGFTPDRARDWLASHAGNVSAAARAAKMPRTTFRKLLARTG